Below is a genomic region from Fusarium oxysporum Fo47 chromosome VIII, complete sequence.
GTCTGTTTATTAGACAGACCCGTTATGATGATCTAAATGGGTCAATAGAAGTCCTGGTGTTAATTGAGAAGATACCTGATTTCAGGGGTGAATATAATCCACGACAGTTGCAGGTCTGTTTTAACAAGAGAATAGTAACAGATTCAACTATCGTTAGTTGTGTCATCTTTTGTATCTTTTCATCAAACATAGTGATGGATTCCTCGTTGTGTTGTTTTTGTTTTCCCACACTAGCTCTGCTGCAATAACTGTATTAGAGCGTTAAGATAACTGAGATACTCTTTGTACGCTACTATGTTCTGGAACGgtcttcatcaacttctcGGCTTATGTATGCGTAAAATCAATATAACAAAGCAGATGTTCCCGTCACATACGAAGCAAAAAAACTAGTCACACATGAGGCATAATTGACAGCATTAACGAGTATCAGTCTTTCAATGAGCCACAGAGGCGGTATATGTAGTCCCTAGTATATAATTCTGTTCGCACAGCCAATCGAATCTTCTGTCTTTTGTATCGTTTCACTGATTCTTCCCTGAACCAGAAGCTAGTTTCGTCATTCAGGGGCACTCAGCTATTTGTAACCCATGCCATTGAATTCCAGGTTGAGACCCTATATGGTGCAGCATTTAGAATATTGGAATGCAATAAGGAACTCTTTTGGTCAAGTAGCTTGTATTCCAAATAAGTTATTACCATTGGCATGTTGCCTGCAGAATCAGGCTCCCCTTGCTGAGCGTCCTTCCTTTCCTTTTGATAGGCGCCCTCACCACTCGAGGCCACTACACCTACCCCTCCTTCCTTGAACCTGGGAAAGCCTTATCAGTCAAAATCATATAACCCAATATCAAAAAAGGCGGAATTCTGAGGAATGGCCAAGTGGTTAAAGGCCAACTTCAAATGCTATGAACCTACAGACCTAGACAAGGTAAAGGCAGGCAATGAAGCATACAGCCCACACACCTCCCCAAGCCGGGTGAAGTGGACCTACACCTCGGATGAGCGTCACCGCGCGCAttttttaatcttttatCTAGATCATTCATTATCCTTGTTATGTCTTTTGAAATTTTATCATCCGACCTTGCGTCTATAATGTTGCGATTGCTGTTCTACCTGGAGACTTGAAAACAAGCATTAAGAGGACCACTCATGGAGATCTACTCGTTAACAAAAGTATTGAACCTGTTGGCATATTTGTATGGGCTCGAGGGCCCCTGAATGCCAGATGATTCGGAATTCGAAACCAGCGCATATAGTGCGTGCTGTATGCCATGGCCGTATTCGACAACCAAGGCAGATCCTcgccccccccccccccccccccccccccccccggcCTTTGCGCATCAGATCAATTCTCATTTTCGATCCAGATTGGAGACACCAAACTCCtctatattatatctattgAATGTGTCTGCCTCGTGTCTGGATCGCAGTTGAGGTGATATGGGCGAGAGAATGCTTCATCCTGGCACTCGAGGTGTTGCAAAGTCGAAGAGCTCATTGAATTTACAGTCAGGCTGTTGAAAGTTGCAACGTGGCATATTATATTAATCCTTTCCTGTATTAGATTGATGTCGTCTAACAACCATGCAGGTATTGTAACGTTCCCTTCCTTGTCTAAAACTCTCGTTACCAATCTACCTGAGAATGGAGGTTTGGGAGATTGCTTTCGGAAAGCAACTGCAGAGCCAATACGTAACTTGTAATCTGATATCTACAGCCGAACAAACCCCAGTGTCTGTTCCATGACTAGACCTCTCTCACAGAGGCTTGAAGCAAAACTCGTACAAATGAACAGATCATTAGCGTCACAGCAAATTAATCTTCTGATCATACTAGATCGAAGAATCGAAGACGCTGTGCCATAGGTAGCTCAAAAAGAATCGTCAGATGAATCATCCCCATTACTTCCATCACTATCAGAAAGATCCAATAGCTGGAAACGGTTGCCCATGAGGTTCTTGCGTGATGGATGGGCGGGAATAACGCTTCTCTGCGTCTTCACATTAGGGACGAGATTGTGGATCGCAGATGACATGCTCTGAAACGGCTGTGCACATTCATCGGCACACCACTCAATACGAGAGGCCCTGTATTCTCTGGATAAGTTGCAGATTAGCACTGTCTGGACTACTGACTGGTCTTCAACATGGGACAGAGCCCAACTTACATTCGGCTCTGAAGACATGTTCGAGCATAGATAGCACCATGAATCGCATTGGTGCTGATGAAACAGTTGTCCTTCTCAAACTCGATGCTGATCACATGAAGATTGTGAATGTGTTCCAGGTCATCACGGATACCCTGGATGGTGAGTTTGGGGTCCCGCTTGCGGATGACGAAGTTACGAGAGCCGCCCTTGCGAATATGATGGGCAACCTGGCCACTCAAGGTGAACTGGTAGTCAGACCATCTGGTATGTATCTGTGATAGCGTATAAGAATGACATCGGCTCCTTTCGCCAATCTACTTACTTTCCGGTCTTTGATGTACAAACCAGCAGTGCGACAGTTCTCAATAAAAGCACAGGCATCAGCCTCGTGCAAAAAAGAGACCGTGGCAGTGTTATCTTTGCTCCGAAGAAAGATCTCCAGAACGGGACCTCCTCGAATAACCGCAGCAACATCCCCATGTGTGATGCCATCAGGCACATTGAGGAGCAGGACTGACCTCTGTGCTGACCGCTCAAACCACTCCTTGACCTCTGGTCTTTTGTTGTCGTGGAAACTTCCAAGCCGTTTCTGATTGATCGAGCCACCTGGATGGGTTGAGGACCGATAAGACGCATTGGGCTGCCAACTCCTATTCAGACGAAGCCCTTGTTCTTCAGCAGGGTAGTCCAAAGCGGTATTTGATTGAATTGGGAAAGTAGATGCTTGTGCTTTGTACGTGAAATTTGCCGTTGGCGATGGTTCAAACTGTTCCGGGGCATAGGTAGGCGCATCTTCAGCTGGCTTCTGAAGGCAGAGAGACTACAAAGAGTTTAGAAGTTGGTAGGCGGATGGGAGACGGTAAGCTACATTCACAATTGTTTCATTCAGCCCTTGTGCGATGAGATTCTGACGTAGGTAGACTGACCACATGCAAGTGTCAGAGATTGCCAGTATAGGCCGTGCCGTTGTAACATACCATACTGGTGGGCAATCGCAAGGAGGCTCTGGTATTCCTCTCGAGGCACGTACACACATTGGGATTCGTTCACTGGCATCTCTGGGCCCTTAAACCAGTGTCAGTCCGATGAATATTTTGCAAGACTTGCATTTCACGCGTTTTTTTGGTAGTTCTCTGCTGAATACGGAGGACTTTCCAATGGGTAGGAAGGGGGTCGTACATCTTGTTTCCTGCGAATAGGTGAGTATAACTGTTATCTTGGTACCCAATTGAACTGTAGTAATTCTTGCTTACTGCGTCTGGttcatgctcatgctcatgctcatgctcatgctgATAATTCGTTGGCTCAAGAGCTGATCTTGATTCTGATAcggatgaagaagagaaaatcCAAAAGTGGTTGGTGAAATCGATGAATAAGGATTTGATGGAAAGAGCTCTCAGTTATCACTTTCTCCCCAGGCCGAGCTCGAGCATGGGAGATGGGACAGGCAATCACCATTGGATCTCATAAGGCAGGGCGAACCAACGGGCCTGATTCAGGTGCGGCTGCCAGCTGCGAGCCTCCCGCTGGCCGTTTACAGGCTTGAAAAAGGCAAACATTGGCGATATTGGAGGACTTTGATTCGTCTAATTTACCTGCAGGTTAATGAATATCATATATGATTGAATATCTTTTATAGTCTTGATTACTATTGGGTCAAGATTTTGACAGCATACACAGAAACATACGGGTTGTAAGGACATTGCAGTACGGAAGATGAACCAGAATTGAGAGAGTGACGAGATAATACCATCCCTCCTCGGCGTGACCTGGAGTCACCCCGGAAGCGAGTGTATGACTTGCATTGAAGAACGTTTCGAATAAGCCATGACACAAGGGGCAAAAGAAAGTATCAAAGGAACAGCACCGGGGCAGTATGTAACCAAACGGTTCTCAACCAAACAGACAGATACCTAAATCCGTAGTCAGCCGTTGTATTTTACAAACGTCGCTGGCAAACACTCTGTCTTGATGTTGTGGAAGACGGGTCCACGTGACACGGGAGAGAGATGTTGCATTGATCGGGAGTTAATAAATAGAGCGGCAAACGCCTGGTAACAAATTAACAGGCACGGGCACTTTAATTTGAGACGCCATCGGCAAGTTAGACAGTTTAGTCTTACGGATGAGGCTGAACGAGGCTTAGTCGGTGGAAGACAATCGACAGAAGAGTCTTCAGTACAAAACCAAAAAGTGAGATCAGCAAACAACACGAGCATAATGGTTCACGGCTCTTCACGCCTCCAATGGCATGACCCGTCGACACAACcgtcaaggacaagaatCTGCTGATGGAGCCATGGACCATGTTTAGTGCATGATTGCCGAGAATAGCGGGAGCTTAAGGGACTCCGGACAGGGACGGCGGGGAATCAACAAGGGTTAGGTAGCGTCGGGTGGTTATTTTTAGGTGAAGCAGACTGACAAACACGAGATCATGTGATGCATTCTCCCTCTTTCGATCGTTGGCTTTTCCTATTGCGAGCCCTCCGATCTGAATTCATCAACCACCCTAAGCGACGGTCTAAACTTTGTGGTCGAGTAGACGCGTGTGCCATCATCATGCTGTTTATTCGAAGTATCTAGAAATACTGCACCCAAGGTCACCTATAATACAATGACCAAGTGCTGGGATGCTACGTGAAGAGAAACACAAGGATCCAGATCGTCAGTCAACACGAAATGACTTCCTTGTCTGACCACGGGTTGTAGAATAGACCCAATAATCCGGGCCTCGGGGAAGGCTGTGTAAACACTTTGTACGCCACCGTCATAGAAGCTGAGAGGTGCAAGCATCCACTAACAAAAATTCAACGGCTACAGCTCACACCTCCACccaaaataaaaaaaataaaaaggaGTCGTTGTTTTGACTTTAAAGTCAATCTGGTGTGGCCACGGTACGTACCTCTCCTAGTGAAGCATGTGCCAAAGACCAACCCCTTGCTCCTCCTGCTGGGCCAACCCAACATAACGCCAACGCTTTCCcctgttctgttctgttcCGTTCTGATCCCTCTTTTTTGCTCTGTTGATTTCTTGTCCACCTCTCGCTTTTTACTCTCGTTATCTTTGAGATCGATCAATTCCAGCGTTTTTGAGACTAGCAGCAGATCGTCGTAGCCATCGTTTCATCGACCCTTGTTGTTTCTCGTATTTTGCTACTTCTCTACCTTCGCTGTACGCTTCACCCTTCGTTCGCTCGTCGATTTGGACACGCTTGGCATCTTCCAGTATCGACATCTAGTTACAAACGATCTACCCATCTCTTGGAATATAATCAATCAATatcgtcaacatcatcatcggcacTCAAGACTCACTCATCAATTAATCACTAACCACAGCCGCTGTGGTCCGCCTGACTTCATCTCGACCCCCTTTCGTTCTCAAACCCACCAACGATCTCATCATGCGTCCCACCTCGAACCTCCTTCAGCTGGCTGTCTGCCTCTCCTCTCTTGCCCCTCTAGCGACAGCATGGCCTAACTGGTTTCCTCCTGCCGATTCTGTCGTTGTCCGACGCGTTGCACATGAAGCCAGTACGTTGACTCTTCTCACCCATAAACAACCCCTTTTACTGACTCCTCATAGTGCCACAGGAGACCGGCGTTATCAAGGCTCGTCAAGACAAAACcgatgatggagaagcttcAAGTACCCGAAAGAACAGCGCCAAGCAGACCAACTTGAACACCGCCAAAGTCGAGACAGGAACTGAGACCGGAACTGCAGAGAACACCAAGACCGCTACCGAGACaggcaagaagaagtctgGCACCAAAACTGGAACATCTGCACCCAAGCGCACAACCTTCTCTGCTGATGTTCAGCCTGGTGGTGTGAGCATGACACTTCCCGATACCATGTATGTCCCTACACCTCTCTTCAAGATTGGTGATTACGCCACCTTTGGCTGGAATTACACCTCGCTTGAGGGCACACCAACCGCCATCGACGTCCTCGTCAGCCAGTCTTCCGCCGGCGAGACATACACTCTCACTGCCAACATGACTTTTGCGACCAACCCCACCTTTGTCTGGGACACCAGCAAGCAGGCCAACGACCCCGATGCTCCTCTCGTGGTCGGCATGTACACTCTCGTCATCAAGGATTCTGACTCAGCCATCACCGACCTGCCCTCTCCTGGCTATCTGCAAGTCGAGAAGACCTTCCAGTTTGGCATGTACACACCCGCGGCCTACACACCCTATCCCCAGTGGAACTGTGATATCTGCAACAACTAGTCAAAGCATCCAGTGCCATttctgttttttttttttttttttttttttttttgcaaCCGATCTTAGGAGTTATTATTGGAGGTGTTATGGGCAGGCAAGCATCAGAAGGAGAAAAATGTTTATTGATTATTGTTTCACTTTTCATCAGGATATTTCACAGTTTGGTGAGGGCGTTGGCAGACGGATGTCGCTGTTGTGAAGTCATCTCGCAAGAACGGTGAGATCCCCGGTTTGGATGCTTATGATTAATCAGGTGGTCGAAATGAGTTGAAATCATTTAATGATCTTATCTACTATATACATATTAATCTCGTCGGTCCTTGGTTACCGACTGCAGCGAGTTTGTCTTCAGATAACCCCTGTCTTGAATCTTGAATCTTGTATCTGTGGTCGTCCATTAAGGTTCTTGTATGCATAGTAAGGTTAACCCGCCGAGAGAAGCAATTACATATATGCTTCGAGTCTATTTCCACATGTCGTGGTAGACGTTGATGGCTCCTTTCGCCTCCCAGGAACAACGTTGGAATTGACGCAAACCTTAGGTGCACATGAACTTAAACCATACGCAACTGAAACCCTGCACCCCTCTCTTCTTTATCCCGCCCCTGAAAAATGCCACTGAAGTCAGCATCGCCCAGCGACGCAGCCTGTCCACCGCGCACAGGCGCATGAGGCTCTGCACGCCTTCGCCGTTCCTGGTTCGCCTTACTAGGGAACGTTGGGAACATGCTCTCTGGTTTAGGCTTTGGGTCCTGTCGGAAGTACTCGTGCTGAAGCATCTCACTCGCCGATGGTCTTCTTTCGGGGTCAAGTGATAGTAGATCACCCAGCAAACTGGCGCCTGCGGTAGTGAGGCCAGGAAAGCGAGCGCGAATGACAGATCCGGTAGCAACTTGTGTCTTAGGAAGTCGCAATGAGCGTGCATTGGGGAGACGACGAAATCCAGGCCATGTCTCTTCTGTGGGAACACCACAGAGTTCGAAGGTGCGCGAGACTTGATCGACTTCATTCTTACCCTGAAGAAGAGGTTCCCGGGTCATCAGCTCGCCAAAGATACAGCCCACGCTCCACATGTCTACCGCCGCATCGTATGTCTTTGCGCCAAGTAGTAGCTCCGGAGCCCGGTACCAAAGAGTGACGACGAGTTGTGTGAGTTTCGGGGGAGGATCGCCAACATAGCGGGCCATACCAAAGTCGGCAATTTTCAACTGGCCACGATTGTTAAGGAGGAGATTAGAGGTTTTGAGGTCGCGATGTAGAATCCAGTTGTCATGGAGATATGCGATGCCTGATGTAAGCTGTAATAGGAGGCGCTTTACTTCGGAAGAGAGAAATGGCTCGGgcatatcatcaagaatggATTTTAGATCGTGTTCGACGAATTCGAGGACGAGGAATAAAGAGCTGGGCTGGCTGTTAGCTGTAGTCTTCAACACTAAGTGTCGCGTGCTTACTTGTCTGGCCGTGATACGTCGTCCCCTACAACAACCTCTTCCATGGTGACAATATTCCGGTGTTGGCAATCCTTCAATATTTGTATTTCGCGCAGGCCTGTGACGGGGAGACCGTTTCGATCTTGAGGTTCCAGCTTCAACCTCTTGAGCGCGACAACCTTTCCCGTAGCTTTGTTTGTCGCCCGCGCAACCCAGCCATAAGTCCCCTCCTCAATATCGTTTAGCTTCTCATAATTCTCAACGCTTCTGCACTTCCCCCAGGTGCCCGCTGGAAACCGCAATAGCTTCGCTGGAGGTGCCTTGTCTTCTTGGTTTGCGCCTGGTTCGGGGGTGATCCTACGTCGCTTCGAGGGCCGGTCATCGTCAAGTTGGAGCACCTTTTTCTGTGCAGCTTCTTgtgctttcttctcttcttcaagctttcGAGCTTTTTCTGCCTTCTTACGTCGCTTTTCTTCCTTGAGTTTGGCGTCGATACGGGCGTCTTCTTCGGTGTCGGCCCACCGAGATTTGCTGGACATAGCGGCCGTGAGAGACTGCGCGTAGCTTCTGtaatttataaataggaATTGAAACGCAAAACTTCGAAAGTCACGAAATCGACGCTGTCTAATAGTGCTTGGTTTATGTGTGAAACGAACTGGTGTTGCGGGGAGGAACGCCCAAGTTATGGATGGACAagtttcttatcttatcagtaAGTACTGTCTGTAGCCTCGACTCCAGAAAAGCATTGTCACTGATGCTTTCACGTGCGGTTGTTGTACCACTACAGCTTACAAGTGAGAACATCGCCAGCTGATTTGTTCTGTAGCTAATTGTTCTCGCTCACAGGAGACAGGCTCAGGATGTTTAGGTCACTAGGCTTAAAGCCTCTTGCGAGGCTTAGCAGTGGCCGATGTGTACCACAGCCAAACTTGTTCAACCCTTGTGTTGCCCGGAGCTTCTCATCCACTGTTCGCCAATATCAAAATGTTACAGATATTGATGAGTTATTCAAGAATGAGAACCAGAAAGAGAGTGAGAGACAGTGGTCAACACCATTAGCGAAGCAGCTCTTTGCTGCTATATCCGTGAGTGAAAGCGCTACAAGTTCATGCTTATACTGACCATTCTTCATAGACAACTGGACCTGTTCCGTTGGCCAGTTACATGCGCATGTGCTTGACTGGAGATATTGGAGGCTACTACACTGGAGCCATTGGTGAAGGCCGGGATCAGTTTGGCACAAAAGGAGATTTTGTTACATCACCAGAGA
It encodes:
- a CDS encoding kinase-like domain-containing protein, with translation MSSKSRWADTEEDARIDAKLKEEKRRKKAEKARKLEEEKKAQEAAQKKVLQLDDDRPSKRRRITPEPGANQEDKAPPAKLLRFPAGTWGKCRSVENYEKLNDIEEGTYGWVARATNKATGKVVALKRLKLEPQDRNGLPVTGLREIQILKDCQHRNIVTMEEVVVGDDVSRPDNSLFLVLEFVEHDLKSILDDMPEPFLSSEVKRLLLQLTSGIAYLHDNWILHRDLKTSNLLLNNRGQLKIADFGMARYVGDPPPKLTQLVVTLWYRAPELLLGAKTYDAAVDMWSVGCIFGELMTREPLLQGKNEVDQVSRTFELCGVPTEETWPGFRRLPNARSLRLPKTQVATGSVIRARFPGLTTAGASLLGDLLSLDPERRPSASEMLQHEYFRQDPKPKPESMFPTFPSKANQERRRRAEPHAPVRGGQAASLGDADFSGIFQGRDKEERGAGFQLRMV